TTAAATCCCCAAGTCCCATTCAGGGTGTTCACTGATAGGGTGGGTTGCTGTGTCGATAGTCGCGGTCAGCAAGGCATCCTCATGCTCCTGCAGGAGGGTGATGGGGTATTCGGGAGTGAGAGGACCGAACAGCGCGACACGGAGTGCCGTCTGTTTCCAGGCGCCGGTATCGCTGAACAATCGGATTTTCCTAGCCGACAGGCATTCTTTCATACCCAGCGTTACTGACATGGGTGGGACAAATTGATAGGCCATACCAAAGGTGCGTTGTGCCAAGGCTATGATGGTGTCGATATTATTTTCCTGGACACGCACTGTAGAGTTGCGGACATCATCAATAGTGACGTGGCTGAAGGGGTGTCGTCTGGCTTGGTTGTAAGCGACGTGTCCGTCTTGCCCCCAACCGCCGTAGGTGATGTCGATGGGCGCTTCCCCTATTTTTCGCTTGATTTCCTCTACATTATTCGCGGTGGGCCAGATCCGATTCTCTTCCGGGATCGCAAGGTCAGGACGGACAGGCCCATAAAAGTGCTCTTCCATGAATCCACGAAAACTGTACGGATGTTTCCGGGGGAGTTCGCGACCTTCCCAGTCGAGACATTCATCCATGTGGAAGACAACCAAGTTCTTTAAACTGACTTTTTCCTTGTTAACCAGGTCGGTGAACGGCTGATACCAACAACTTGGTCCACACGGGATGATGGCTCGGGTAACCTCGCCCCTCTCATTATGCGTTTCGATCTCATCGACCAGCTCCCGTGCCATGACCTGGCCCATGGCAGCTGAATCATCAACAAGGCGAAAAGGTATTTTCAACTGGGGATGCTTCTCCAGTTCGTCGTACGCTACCTCGCACCAGGCTTTAAGATTCTGAGATGTAATTGTGCCCATCGTTTCCTCCAGCAGAATATTCAGTTTTGTCCGTGGCAGGCAGCTTTGCCATGTCTACGCAGGTGATGTTGATGTCCGAGTGATTCCTCGCATCATATTAGCTGGTGTAAGGTCTCTATAGGGAACGCCGCTTGGTCCAATTCGCTAAAATGAATATTCATTATTCTGCCATTAGATATATCGCGATGAAGGCTAAAATCATACCCCCAATAATTATCGGATGCGGAATAACAGCGTACAATATGAGCGAGAGAATGACGGTTACAACAGGCGCTAGTGCCATCATAGGCACAACGATGATGGCCTTACCGTAGCGTATTGAATAGGCAAAGAAGAGGAACCCCACCGCATTCAAGGATTGGATGAGTAGTGCGGAGTAAAGCCCGGAGAATCCCCAGTTGATGCTCAGGGAAAAATCGGTCATGAACAAGGCAATCGGAGTCAGTAGGACAGCACTGGACATAGTATAAAACGCGAAGCTCTCCGCATGCATACTATCACCAGCGGATTTCATGATGAAGGCCTGAATACCCCACATCAGGAAGACGACGATTGCCAGCGCTAGCCAGAAATAACCTTTAACAGGTGAGCTTACCGGAGATTGGTATGCCAACATCAAAATAGCGAAAAGGGCGGAGAAAATCCCAATCCATGAGCGTCTACTCGCTCTTTCTTTCAACAGTGTAGCCGATAATATAATCGTTACCACCGGATAAAGTGAGATGATCGGAAAAACGATGTAGGCGGGACCTATCCGCAAAACTTGGAACAGGATGAGCTGGCCACTACATCCTAAAAGCCCTGCACTCATTCCTATAGATATCGAACGCCGATCCCGTTCTAATTGCCAACCGATAAGCTTCAAGGCAATGATAGCAACGGGAATCATCGTCATAGCCCAAGCTGAATAGCCCAGTGTTGCTGGAAATCCAGCCTTTTCCGGTATTTCAATCAACGCACCCCAAATACCCCATAGAAGGGTCGTAGTCATTGCATATGCCAACCATGCTCTAGAATTCACTATACTTCACTCCACTCTATATAGACCTGGATCGCAATTTTAGGCTGGACAAACCTCTCAAAAAAGTTAATATTCACCTGCAGGGCTGTCTACGGTTGTTTTCAAACTCCAATTAATTAGAATTGGTCACAATTGATCAAATTCCTGCCCAATAATGCTTGCCCATTTTTTTTCATAACGGGAAAACAATGATCGAAAAATCCACAGCTATATCTCCTCTTCTGGTCCCTCCGGCGATAAAGCTCAATCTTCGCAAACAGCGACATTTTAGTACAATGTCGGGAGTTGCTCACCTCCAGCCATGTTGGACACATAATCCAGTCCCCGTAAGGGAGTGCGGATCTCATTCCCATCCATAGTGTGGTTTTTCTCAATCGGATAACCTATATGCCCGTATACAATATAGTATATACGGTTATGATATGCATGTCAGAATATATTGATATTAGGAATGTTAAGATTATTGAACACCTAATTTGGGAG
The sequence above is drawn from the Candidatus Neomarinimicrobiota bacterium genome and encodes:
- a CDS encoding DMT family transporter, producing the protein MNSRAWLAYAMTTTLLWGIWGALIEIPEKAGFPATLGYSAWAMTMIPVAIIALKLIGWQLERDRRSISIGMSAGLLGCSGQLILFQVLRIGPAYIVFPIISLYPVVTIILSATLLKERASRRSWIGIFSALFAILMLAYQSPVSSPVKGYFWLALAIVVFLMWGIQAFIMKSAGDSMHAESFAFYTMSSAVLLTPIALFMTDFSLSINWGFSGLYSALLIQSLNAVGFLFFAYSIRYGKAIIVVPMMALAPVVTVILSLILYAVIPHPIIIGGMILAFIAIYLMAE